The genome window GAAAGTCAATTTTTTTTACACACTGTATAAgtgataaaataaacataatggtATAGCCCTTTATAAGTAAACAGTTTTTCCTGTAACTGAGGCAGACAAATTTCCATGCTGTGTGCTTCACTTAATAGACTTTTAAAGTCCCTCTGCTGTAGGATGATGGATGTCTTGTGCTCTGTCTCTCCAGCTACAGACAGATGTGTAATACACATCTTCGGCATTTTATGTCATCATGTTTCCTTTTTTTGGTGCATTCCATCACTCCAGGTGTCATGACAAACCTGAATGCCATTTTGATAAAGCTTTCAGAATGTCTCTACTCTTGGCAAACTTTAGAAACCCAATTTGATAGGATATTGGTTCAGAATTACCTTTTTGTGGTAAACAAGGGAGactggtcagaggggaactggaccccacagtgagtctggtttctcccaaggttatttttctccattaatcaacatcttatggagttttgtgttccttgccacagtcgcctacagcttgctcactggggttaataatacaataattatttaataatttttaaacactattaagaatcgttattttatctaaattgcacaatgatgattcatcgactttatagacattacattcttatcgtctgttaatgctgatcttctgtaaagctgctttgaaattatgtgtgttgtgaaaggcaatTGAATTgaactggggctagttgtcacattttataccagtgaatatttctcaggtttatttttttaaagtaaatttatgTTGGTGCATATACATTAAAGTaatttatgaaaacaaaacagCTACTTTACACTATTATTGACcagataaaaatatacatttatatatttgtaattatataaaattacaacatttaaaatgcatgtgaCGACCTACCCtgacctgacatttatgaaaattaCGTGACCTTGGAACTTTCTTAGGTTTAAATGAACCTTTTTCTAGTTCTAGAACCTTAAACTTATGTACATTTGggtttcattgtgttttcttgcttgcatttatttaaaacatatttttatattgatatattaGTTTGAAAATAGGATTAACTAAATATATTCtcattaaaatgttcaaaacaatACACAACCACAGCAAGAGAACACAGGTAGGCtaattgttttccttttgtaTAAAAACCTTATTTAATTACTGAGATATGGCCCTTGAGACAAATAGCCCAGTAATTTTTTAATGATGTTaatgggatggttcacccaaaaattaaaattctgtcatcaattactcaccattgtgccatcccagatgcgtatgacttacttctgctgaacacaacatatttcatctctgtaggtcctttcagtgtaagtgaatggtgaccaaaactttgaaactccaaaaatcacaaaggcagcataaatgtaatccatacgattccagtggttaatctatgtcttctgaaacgATGCAATCCCTTTGggtgaaatcaatatttaaatccttttttactataaatctcaacgttcactttcagaatgtgaaaattTTGTGttaggatttatagtaaaaaaggacttaaataagtcacccacacctatcacattgcttctaaagatattgatttaatcactggagtcatattatgCTTCCTTTATAAGATTGTTGGACCTCCAAAGTTCTGTTCAATGTACACTTCCTACTTAgaaaagatattcttctaaaatctttgtttgtgttttgcagaatatgagatggcatgagggtgagtaaatgataagagacttTTCATCTTTGtatgaactattaatttaactaTATAGTTCCTTAACTGATATCGTGGCAGAAACCGGTTACCATCGTAATATTTTAGATAGACAAAGCCCTACACTTGATCCATGAATTCCTCCTCCTCTGTTAGACGGATGCGCTTTTTTCCTTtcatgagataaaaaaaattagatgAGCACATCATTGAAATTACTTTTTAACGAGCAGCGGGAGATCCCCGTTCCCTGCGCACGCGTGCGTCCCGACATCCAACATTCGCGCTAATTTCATCGCATGATGGCTCAAACGTGGCACATTACCTGAATAATGATCGGCGCTCCATCACACTCACCCACACCCCAAAGAACCACGGCTCCATGACTTTATGCAGACATCACTAATGCAGTCATTTCTAATGTGCGTTACGGCACATTAGCCACATTGGGTGCACCTGATTAGTGTCTGAAGTGTGCAAGAGTACAGGAGTGGCCTGATTTGAGCGAGTTGCCTCTAGTCTACAGTGAAAGATACTGTTTCATATGCTATATAAAGTCTTATCCTGCTTTTTAAGCATACCTTCTGCTAAAGGCTCCCAATGGATAGCCTTTTTTtacataacaaaaacatttttaacaggaCAATAACGTGACTTTACGCTGCAGTTCAGCTCATGTCCACTAGACGGCGACAGATAACACTAGATGAAATGTCCAGTCCTCAATACGCAATGGAATCCGGGACTATTAATATGGGCAAAACTGGAATACGCATAAATCAACTGATATCtttcaattaatgtttttttttctccagatcAAATGGGATGGGAAACTGAGTCAAGACATACCAAAATCTCAATAGAGTTGTCTAATTATTAACAGCAACTTGCATTAGTCACAGAGCTTAATCTTTTTTTAAGTATTTGGCTTTGAAAATAAATTGTCTATACTTGTGGTTCTGTTACAAAACGTAATTGGTAATGATTTGGATATTGTatgaatattctggattcaacacaagttaagctcaatcgacatagCGCATAGTGTTGATTAgcctaccacaaaaaaaaaaaaaaaaaaaaaaaaatctttcgaCTCGTCTTTTATATAAAGCAAAAATTGAGTTTACAGTGAAggacttacaatgaaagtgaatggagccaatattTGGagcgtttaaaggcagaaatgtgaagattataattttattaaaacatttaggactatattaattctattaaaacttgtgtattatttggtctgtaaagttgtttaaattataatttttactgttgttttagggtttgtgtttgcgcattacgtcgtcatggcaacaaagttgtaaaattggatataactttacattgAAAACTTTATCAAGCcattttaacacactaaaatcatattaacacgcatattgtttacatcttgtggctatacttgtgaaacggtgagtattttaatttttcagattggccccattgacttccattgtaagtgccttggcTTAGGCTAATGTAAccgagacttttttttttttttaagaaaattaaggatgagtcgaaataatttttttttggtaatcaatattacgccacaaatgctttcgattgagcttaattttctgaacccggaatattcctttaacaaagcaTTAGCATTGAAAACCCAAACATAATtgtattgttaaaataaaaatgtactaaatAACACAATGTACTATAACACGTAAAAAAATCCTTTATAATTAAACTGTTACAAGTTTTATTTTGGCgttttgcatctttgtttacattaggcTATATTGGTTTGTTTTTATTACAGCTATATAGCTACAATAGGCCCTACACAGTGTAACatgtcttttatcatatttatattattaaggtTGAATAAAAATCAGCTATATACTGAAATTTAAATTTGTGCCGTCATGGGCTTATTATACGTGGATGAAAAAACACTCGTGTAATTCAGCCCAACAAATCGCGTGACCTCTCCAAATGACTATCACGAGAAGTCCCACGCCACAGCGCGCCGTTCCATACTGTGCGTCTTTCACGGCCACACGGCGCAGCAGCGCAAGGATTCACGCGGGGTGGGCTGGCAGGAGCCCACAGCAAACCCACAGTTGTGCGGAAATGACACAGTACAGTCACGTCACGCGAGAGGGCACTGactagagaaaaaaaaagcagCGGAGAGAAACACGGACAGCAGTTACCGTGGACAAATCCACCAGATTTAAAGACGCGGCAATGGCTGTTACCTCTTAACAAACTGCTCACAGCTGCTCAGCGTCGCAAAGGTGAGTTTTATTTGTGACGTGCAGGTAGTTTTAGCGTACCGAGTTGCACGAGACGGAGTGAAAACTCATCGGTTGATGTTTTTCTTGCCGCGTCACGCAAGAGGGAGAGTGTTGCGCACGGGGAAGGGAGGGGAAAACACGACAGAGGAGGGCGGCACGAAATATATATAGTTTCTTAAAGGCATACGTAAATCCACATTAGGGACGCAGAAGTAGCGCAGCAGAGAACCGATAGTCTGTATGTTTATCCGGTTGTACCGACCCGTGGGCTTTCCAGTGGAAGAATGAGGAAGTGGTGCCGGTGGACGGGGGTCGGTACGGTGAAGCAGCGCCTCTCCGGTATCCTGGCGAGACTTAACGGTGCAAGACATGAACAAATAAACAGAGTGAAACATCTCTCACATATAGACAATTATAAAACTCATTAATCCCTCACGATTTTCCCACGCTTTAGTGACACTTGTGACCAGTATTGTTGACATTACTGTCATCCAAAAGGCCAAAGCCTTCCTCTTTTAAAATGATCATTTAGTAATATTTTGTCAATATGTCAGTCATTTATTTCTACACTGTAAAATTGAATTAGTCGACCTTACTTAGAACTTTTAAgacaatcgttttttttttttttttataaagtaaacAGTTATTTGGCTCAATCAAACTGAATTTTTGCgctaaaggtgcagtatgtaagttCCAGAAACCCTTGGTATAATGACActtgtggctgttaagtgaactacagccagctacctgttgctcgtgcacacactccaaagGGACGCGAGCGAGcgtcgaccaaaacaatgacgtagtGTACAAAGACACCGATTCCCATTATGCTGATAGATGAGGTAGcacaattaaaattacacagttatgactgttttactacaaactttgagactgtatattattagactgtagtttgaatacattttctttttatgatacattgactgcatttatatgatagcctatgtcagcattagctagctagccatctttatcaatagctgttagctaaaattgtttttggcttactctgagtttgtggaggagtcggtgttgtgcttttaatactaaattaatttgaaatggatatatttgtagacaaaggtctcagCTAACAGACGATGTAAGGGAACAGGTTTttgtaaaaatgctttttttgtttttaaattgacatGTATTCACTTCATAACTTGCATCTTACTGTCATTTGTGTCAACTCCATCAGACACAACAAAAAGCATgccattttaatttgattcatcCAACAAGTTTAAagtctttaattatctaataatattgttcagtaaaggagttaagAGATAAAATacattcagtatatatatatatatatatatatatatatatttttttttttttcattttttccctGTTTTCATACTATTCTTAAAATTCTGACTTGAGTTgacaaaattttatatttttccatcttaaccatGTGTTGTACACTGTAGCCATTTTTTTCTCCCTCAGTTAAAGATGCCTATAAACTAAGCTAAAATGTCAAAATTGATCCCACAATTTTaacagaaattataataatgagaatGACAGAGTTGACAAGTTGAAGCTGTGACCacagattttgtttgtttaaaatatgaaaaatatcaaACATACCAGACCacatgtcctactgttgcataCACCATGATCAGGAAGTGTGAAAGGGGTATGCAGAGTTAAAgctgaccaggacattttctgttttattcaggattaaaaaacaaatcacaaagtgaggacacaactttgattaaagttttcttaatgtattgtttgatatcttacagattcctacatttcatttgatatttatatttattagtctgttgcatttttaatcactttgtttAGGAGTTTAAGACATGTTTTgccccttatctcaagaatcagtgagcaCGTTTTATACAGTATAATGGACACTGGAATCTCGATTAGCCATATGGCAAATTGGATTCTTTTCAGTACCTCTTAgtgcacttttgtaaagtacaattgagtaGAGAAGAATTACTTAAATTGAACAAGCTTcaagttcaccagaggtaacactaatcacctgAATGAagacttcacacaaatcacaactatcaaccagctacaaaacaaaacaacaacagtaataaGAATTAaaactgtatacattttttaaatatcaattattatttttctacagAAGTTCTCTTATTTTGACTAAACatacattaattattcaagcacaagggcttatgggtattccacacagctGCAAGTTTGTACTTGAtaattttgagttagtagtacttgAAGCCAAAGTTTAAAGTATATATTTAAGTTATGAtttcaaaatgtgacatttcatgtACTGTTTATTTAGgaccacttacatttttttattactgaCAAATTTAGGGTTTAAAGAGTAACAGTAActtaaaactagtaagaatagtaaaacaaaataagaTTGAGTaaaccttttttgtttgttttacaatttGAGGTAACTGTTAGTATTTACAGGGTTAAGCTTCAATTCCCTGAATAACTAGTTATGAATTAAAAAGTGGgtaaagaaaatgtgtttactGTGCAATTTAATTGGCAGCAGATTAGATTTGTGACTTAATTAATTTTCAAGTTATCTGTCATGGATCTTGTGTTTTTCTCTCAGGACATGAGCTCCTCTGTGTGCATGGTTAATGCAGATGGACAAGTGCCTGATAAAAgtatgtaaataataatacatgcTCAGATAATTTTCACTTTTCTTTGTCCTTTATGACCTTTCAACAATTTTCACTGTTTACTGACATGCATGTAACCCCCTAAATAGTCTTGAGTTGAATTATCCAATGTGTCACACAGagacatatttttattaaaagtgtATGGATGAATAGTATATTATTGCTAAACCTAATTTCTCTGTGCCCTTTGACCTCATTAAAGCTGTGCAAGTAATTGAGATCATGTATGTTTCTTGTTTAGTTTTGAATACCTTTTTAATTTTTCTCCAAAAGTTAAAGTTGAGAAAGATGCAGATGTTTTTGAAAACGCAGAGGGAAAGATGGAAAGCTTCTTTCAGCGTTTTACAAAACGGTCAGCCACACATACAGGTCCTGATGGTCTTACAACAGAGGTGGAACGTCCCAATAGCAGGAAGAGAGTCAAGGTGACGACACAGGTGAGATTAAGTTCCTGTGTGTATGAAGTGGAACATCTATGATGTCACAGGCATACTTCACTTCCTCTACTGTTATAAGCTTGTATTTGGGAGATACTGTGAACAAGGCATCTAACCTCAGgaactgtccctgtaataggtATAATGTCATGCACTATGGATAAAAGCATCGGCTGAATGACAGCTTACTATACTTACACATAAATATGAACATGGTATTTAACATATATTATATAACAGATGGGATCTGAAAACAATTCATGTATTACAAGTGTAAAACTAATGTTAAATGCATTGAATACCATAGAAAAAACATGGGCCATATATTAGGGGTAGTTACAATTTTTAAATAGTCAGTTCACATGGTTAAAGACACTAAGGGATACCTGGAGTATCAGATGAAAAGACCACTTCATGTAAAATTTGTCAAAAAGTAGATGGCTGTGTAGTTTTTGACCCACATTTGCATTTTAGGCATATATAATGATATgcacagacatacagtatatgcatgttAGTGCATTTTTGTGAAAATTGTGAAATGTCCCTTAAAAGAACAAGCCAATCCTAATTATTTGGTTTAAAGTCCTGACCTTTATATTAATACAAACCATTAAAATAATCTATTTATCTCTTATGCTTTCTATCTAGGAAGGTGAACATCTTCTAGATGACAGTTCAGATGATGGAAGCAGATCATACTCTCACGGATTATCTCCTCAGGAGCAAATACCCATCTCTTCATACAGGAAACCACTCTACAGCATCACGCATCGCATTTCTGAGCGTAAAGCCATATGTAATCTGGAACAGCATGGAGTTCACAATGAATCCAGAGCAAGCCATAATGGTGTCCACTTCCAAAAACTGGGCAgttctggaaagcatcacatgtTTAAGGCCTCCCCCAGTGTGGGGGTCACAGGATCTCCTACAGCTTTGGATTCTCACCTCTACCCACTCATTGAGAAGATGTTCTTCCTCCTTAACACACTGAATTCCAGCATGACTCAGCTGCATAGTAAGGTGGATTTGCTCTCGTTGGAAGTGACGCGCATCAAAAAGCAGATGAGGCCCTCTGAGATAGTTATGGAATTCCAGCCTCCTCGTGAGTACCAGCTGACTGGTGATGAGCTGACCCAGTTGATGGAGCAAACATCCACTGCTGGCGAGCTGGGTTGCAGGCTGCTCGTGCAGCTTTTCCCAGAACTTTTCACAGCAAAGGAATGCACACATGGCTGCACAGTCTGCGGCCTGACAACGAAACGAACATTAGACTCATTGCACCTCCAGCTAATACGAAACTACGTGGAAGTCTGCTACCCACtgttgaaaaatgaaaatgtctgGCAGACGGAGTGTCTGCTGCAGATCAATGATTTCTTTAATCATTTCTGGGCTCAGAAGGACATGGAGAGTGGCCAGGTGTGTAGGAAACAGGTTATCGGGTTTGACATTGAACAGAATCACGGTTGCCATTTCATCAGTGAAAATGCCCAGGATGAAAGTCTTTCCCCCAACTCTGGAGAGAACAGCAATGATATTCATCTCAATAATGTCAACTCAGACATAGTGTTTGACCACCAGGAGTCTGTTGATGACTCTGAAGACTTAACCTCCCCAGAAGATCTTGTAATTTTCCTGTTAAATAGACTCTTTCCAGAGGTGTTTGAGGAGGGCAAGTTGCCAGAGGGCCACAACAGCATTGGAGAATTGATCATTGACTCAGACAGACTAGAGATTATAAGAAAATACATGGAGGCCAATTTCCCTGATGTCCCAGAGGACACTTGGCTGCAGTTGTGCGTACAGCGCATGGAGGAAGCAATAGAGAATGCTTCGGCCAATGGTAATGGTCGTGACACTAACCGAGATGACAACATTCCCATTAGTAAGATCACTGACCTATGTGATTATGAGAAAACAATTCGCAGGTCTAAGAAGTCATGGCTGGAGCCTGTGGATTTCGACAACCTGGAGATTCCTCTTCCAGACTTTGATGTTCCTCAGGATTATTTACTTACGAAGGGACAGCTAAAGAACAACTACGAATGCAGTTTATCCATTGGAAATTTTGCCTCCCGTCTCCTAGTTCTCATGTTCCCTGAGCTCTTCACTTTTGAGAATGCACGAAAACACTACAACTGCAGCGGATCTCTGGGGAAGAAACAGCTGGATCCCGTGAGGGTCAATCTCATCCGACATTATGTCCAGCTTCTGTACCCACAGGCTAGTAATGACCGTATCTGGACCCTTGAGTTTGTTGGAAAATTGGATGAGCGCTGTAGGCGACGGGATACTGACCAACGCCGCTCATACCAGCAACAACGGAAATCCTATTCACCTGACCAAGAGCCTGACCCAAAAGACTTGCTAACTGCTGGCCAAATCAACCCTCTCACCTCAGATCGTTTGAAAGAGGATTTTGAAATTTTACCCTTACCCCTGGAGAAAAGCAGCAAAGACTTCTGCAAGATTCCTCTTGAGGACCTCTCCGTGTCCATCCCAGATTTCCCAGTGCCTTCTGACTACCTTCTCACAGACGCTGAAGTGAGGGAGATTGTCCAACAGAGTTTGTCTGTTGGAAATTTCGCCGCCCGCCTTCTCGTCCGTCTCTTCCCGGAGCTTTTTACACAGGAAAATTTACGGCTGCAGTACAACCACTCGGGGGCCTGCAACAAGAAACAGCTGGACCCGGCGCGTCTTCAACTTATTCGGCATTATGTGGAGGCCGTTTACCCTGTTGACAAAATGGAGGAGGTGTGGCACTACGAATGTGTGCCAAGCATTGACGAGCGCTGCAGGCGCCCTAATCGCAAGAAATGTGACATTCTTAAGAAGGCAAAGAGATCAAATAACACTGTGACTTATTCCTAACAATATTTCCTGCAAAGTGCAGtcatgttttcctttattttacacaatatagtTGTTATTTGCACAAGTCCATAAGCTGAAGCATATTAATGAATCTTGTCCTTGTTTGAGGTCCAGTTAAAATCTTTACAAGATGGTATGTAGGTGACAGAAAAGTTTGTGATTGAGGCCACTATCACCTGACAATGAAATATTAGTATATACACTATTTATATGCCAAAATATTATTGTTGTAATTATAATGTCTAAAAGCTACAGTAGTCTTAATCAacttaaatgtaaacattaagatatttaaaaacaataggtCACTTTAGTTTGTGTAGGGGCAGAGAAGATTTATATAATATcaatttgtttttagttgtaggTAGCATTGTTGCAGCACTGGCTTTTCTAATTATCAACTTATTGAAGTACGTCCTGGCTTACAGGACGTCAATCCTAATCATATGTACTTAATAATAGCAAcaggttacatatatatatattttaaataaaaacttgcTTCCTGGAAATAATAGATGTCATGTTGGGccttatttatattttgcttcaaaaatatgggggatgggggggggtgcatttacccatgtttccattaATCATGGTTTAAATAATGTGGGGGATGTACTTGCTTCTTTTGCTTATATTAGGCAAAAGAAGCATGTGTGTCTTGTCAGAGAAAACCATGGAAAACCTAAAGAAAGGCAGATACACTAATTTGTTGATATGTCAAAACACAGTCTTACTATTTAAGTTATAAGTAAAGTCTCTATAGAGGACTGGGTCTGCTTTTGACAAGACTcttttaattttgtatattttgcaTATTCCACCATTGACCATCATAACAAAGAAGAAAGAAGGCATTTAAAGCTGTCTAAAAATGTCAATTTCTTTAATCTGGGTCTGTAAGTGCAAATTAAACAAAGTCAACAATCATAAATGATGGATCAGAAATCCACAAAATGTTCAGAAGTGAAAAGTGATTACCATCTTGAAGTCTAGAAGACTCTAACCTGGTTTGGCCTCTCCACCTAAACCTTCATCCTTATTAGAGCTTTTAcctcacatttttttaattccacAAACTGTCTCTCACCACACAACATCCTAGACCTTATCCATTATCACAGTCTACCACAGCAGCTGAATTTCTGTGAAtctagtaaaaaacaaacaatgcatAGAGTATAACCACAACCACAACCACCACTAAACAATAGAATGTGTGAGTTCTATTTGTGACCTAAAACTGAAGATTATACATATGTCTTTGAGTTGTATGAAAGAGTAATGAGAACTATTGTCATGTGCATCATTGTGAAAAGAACACCCAGTTTTTGTTGGGCAGAGGATAAAACTTCATTAAATTATCAGTCTGCAGATTCAGAAACAAACGGCTGGAGAGTGGAATCGAAAATACcacttttgtcccacttttttacATTTCACCTTTCAAAACACGCAGAATTGGTATTCACTGCTTAAACATATCCTTTCTGGGAAGTTGTAGGTTTTTCCAGCTTCTTAGAATAACTCGCAGCTTTTCCTCATCTTTTGTCTCTCCAACCACCTTTTTTAAGATCACTCTCTTCATCAATACTGTGTCCATTTCCTTATCCTCACTTATGATCAGATCCAGTGTATCACCCACTTTAACCTGTAGGGAGAAACACAGCCATGGTTATTTTattaaaagggacagttcacccaataatgaaaattctcatataatttactcacccttatcacATTATAGATGCgtacgactttcttctgcagaacacaaagatttttaaaagaataccactctgtaggtccttaaatttcaagtgaatggtgaacagacatgagaagctccaaaaaaaaaatcacataaaggccacaaaaGTAAcacataagacttcagtggtttaatatatgtcttctgaagcaatatgaaaagtgtgggtgagaagtaaatttttaccataaatctccactttcaaaatttgaaggtggagatttatagtaaaaaaggttttaaataatTAGCTGTTTCTCacataaagtgatcgtatcacttcagaagatatggatttaaccacattagagtcttatggataacttttgtgtgatttttggggcTTTTTGTCtggtcacttgcattgtgaggacctacagagctgagatattcttctaaaatttttgttctgcaaaagaaagaaaatcacatatatgggatggcatgagggtgtgtaaatgatgagaattttcatttttgggtgaactatccttttaagattcCAGATCAGATCCATTTTTGGTTTATTCATAAAAGGAATAAAAGTTGTGTAAAATCTCCTAGGAGGGGTCATTATCCTCACTTAAAAGTAATTGCTGcaattcaaaatcaaaagttcAGTCTGAAGGCAAACTTGCACTGCATCACAACTCAGGTTAGTTCAGTTAATATAGAAATGGCAAGACTGTAAAACAGGCAGGATGAGTTTCTTTATTGTGTAATTTCCAGAATTTTTTCAGCAAATTTGGGCTGGGGATAGATAAATAAACAGAAGATAAGGAAATCAAATTGATATTTCTGAACATAATTGTCTCTTAGACAGCCATTAGAGGGCGCAGACTTACCATTTTACTCTTCTTGGAGAGACTCTGACCATTCAGTCTCAGTTTGAGGCTATAAAAAGCATCCTCCACACCACTGTAAAAGATATAGATGGTGTTTCTTAGTCACTGCAATTTGTCAAAACATCAAGCTAAATAACATCCTTTTGTAACTCACTGGTTTGGACATGATGAATAGTTTTTCTGACTTACTGTCGTGCAATGTCCAATCCGGCCTTCAAAACCAGATCGAATCGCAGAGAATGCACAGTCCTTTCATGGTCTTTGTAGTCTTTAGGTAGACCTGGGTCATCTCGAAACTCGTCCTCGTTATCACTAGCCTCTGCATCtacatcctcctcctcttcctcctgctGCTGAACTGCAATATGCCTTCCTTTTTTTCTTGTGCTCTTTAGTCGAGTCTGGTGGAGTGGAAAGTTCTGCCGAGCTTCCCACGATTTTGGCCACATGGCTATCCGGTGTGTCTGGGGTGTGGCCGAACCCCACAGCTGACGAGCATGTAATGTCTGTGGGCACCACATGCTAAGGCTGGAGCCGTGGCATGGCGTGAGTAGCTGCAAGGAGTTCAGTCTGCCCAGCTGCCGTAGGGCCAGAGCCTGCACTGACAGACTCTGCATGCTGTAACGCTGACAAAGAAAAGAGAATATTCTGTTTATAGATAACACAAAGTGATgctgaaaatgtgtttattataagGTTACTGTCTATAAAAGGCTTTTAGTGAGTAAAACTAGTTTGATGTGAACATATTGCACTAAAATGGACACACTCTTTGCTATAATTTTACCCTAAagc of Xyrauchen texanus isolate HMW12.3.18 chromosome 20, RBS_HiC_50CHRs, whole genome shotgun sequence contains these proteins:
- the LOC127661168 gene encoding BEN domain-containing protein 3-like, whose amino-acid sequence is MSSSVCMVNADGQVPDKIKVEKDADVFENAEGKMESFFQRFTKRSATHTGPDGLTTEVERPNSRKRVKVTTQEGEHLLDDSSDDGSRSYSHGLSPQEQIPISSYRKPLYSITHRISERKAICNLEQHGVHNESRASHNGVHFQKLGSSGKHHMFKASPSVGVTGSPTALDSHLYPLIEKMFFLLNTLNSSMTQLHSKVDLLSLEVTRIKKQMRPSEIVMEFQPPREYQLTGDELTQLMEQTSTAGELGCRLLVQLFPELFTAKECTHGCTVCGLTTKRTLDSLHLQLIRNYVEVCYPLLKNENVWQTECLLQINDFFNHFWAQKDMESGQVCRKQVIGFDIEQNHGCHFISENAQDESLSPNSGENSNDIHLNNVNSDIVFDHQESVDDSEDLTSPEDLVIFLLNRLFPEVFEEGKLPEGHNSIGELIIDSDRLEIIRKYMEANFPDVPEDTWLQLCVQRMEEAIENASANGNGRDTNRDDNIPISKITDLCDYEKTIRRSKKSWLEPVDFDNLEIPLPDFDVPQDYLLTKGQLKNNYECSLSIGNFASRLLVLMFPELFTFENARKHYNCSGSLGKKQLDPVRVNLIRHYVQLLYPQASNDRIWTLEFVGKLDERCRRRDTDQRRSYQQQRKSYSPDQEPDPKDLLTAGQINPLTSDRLKEDFEILPLPLEKSSKDFCKIPLEDLSVSIPDFPVPSDYLLTDAEVREIVQQSLSVGNFAARLLVRLFPELFTQENLRLQYNHSGACNKKQLDPARLQLIRHYVEAVYPVDKMEEVWHYECVPSIDERCRRPNRKKCDILKKAKRSNNTVTYS
- the mtres1 gene encoding mitochondrial transcription rescue factor 1 — translated: MQSLSVQALALRQLGRLNSLQLLTPCHGSSLSMWCPQTLHARQLWGSATPQTHRIAMWPKSWEARQNFPLHQTRLKSTRKKGRHIAVQQQEEEEEDVDAEASDNEDEFRDDPGLPKDYKDHERTVHSLRFDLVLKAGLDIARHGVEDAFYSLKLRLNGQSLSKKSKMVKVGDTLDLIISEDKEMDTVLMKRVILKKVVGETKDEEKLRVILRSWKNLQLPRKDMFKQ